Proteins encoded in a region of the Panicum hallii strain FIL2 chromosome 3, PHallii_v3.1, whole genome shotgun sequence genome:
- the LOC112887782 gene encoding IQ domain-containing protein IQM3-like yields MEVGLDFSASPRFPPDNLESPQPVEGGGGENGAATKLQKVYRSYRTRRKLADSAVVVEELWWQALDFARLSHSTVSFFDEPKPETAASRWNRVSLNASKVGQGLSRDGKALKLAFQHWIEAIDPRHRYGHNLHFYYDVWCQSQAGQPFFYWLDVGEGKDLDLPECPRAKLKKQCIKYLGPQEREHYEYIINEGKIFHKKTGEPLDTSQSSKGTKWIFVMSTAKRLYAGKKERGVFQHSSFLAGGTTIAAGRFTAEDGIIKSIWAYSGHYKPSAENLSNFMNFLEENGVDLKEVEVRSSTKEDYNEDPVPEGSQNLTAEFMGSIPPEVILPPNMTEDNEGENAPAEQSKPTYQRTLSGGLQSPRATGVPQKAILERMKSKGESKSYQLGHRLSLKWSTGAGPRIGCVKDYPMELRMQALEMVNLSPRASTPSASRMLASCLSPTKATSPTSLMQASLPQAT; encoded by the exons ATGGAGGTGGGACTGGATTTCTCGGCTTCTCCAAGGTTCCCGCCGGATAACCTGGAATCTCCCCAGCCGGtggagggaggcggcggcgagaatGGCGCCGCCACCAAGCTGCAGAAGGTCTACCGCAGCTACCGGACCCGCCGGAAGCTCGCCGACTccgccgtcgtcgtcgaggAGCTCTG GTGGCAAGCGCTGGACTTCGCGCGGCTCAGCCACAGCACCGTCTCCTTCTTCGACGAACCCAAGCCAGAGACCGCCGCCTCGCGCTGGAACCGCGTCAGCCTCAATGCATCCAAG GTGGGTCAGGGTTTATCCAGAGACGGCAAGGCTCTCAAGCTGGCTTTCCAGCACTGGATCGAGGCC ATCGACCCGCGGCATAGATATGGGCACAACCTGCACTTCTACTATGATGTGTGGTGTCAAAGCCAGGCCGGGCAGCCCTTCTTCTACTG GCTTGATGTTGGAGAGGGAAAGGATCTAGACCTTCCAGAGTGTCCAAGAGCAAAGCTAAAGAAGCAATGCATTAAGTATCTTGGTCCG CAAGAGCGGGAGCACTATGAATACATCATTAATGAGGGAAAGATTTTCCATAAAAAGACTGGAGAACCTCTTGATACAAGCCAGAGTTCTAAAGGAACTAAATGGATTTTTGTTATGAGCACAGCAAAAAGACTTTATGCTGGCAAG AAAGAGAGAGGTGTATTCCAGCATTCCAGCTTTTTAGCAGGAGGTACTACTATAGCTGCTGGAAGATTTACAGCAGAAGATGGAATTATTAAG TCCATTTGGGCCTACAGTGGTCACTACAAACCAAGTGCAGAGAACCTCAGCAATTTTATGAACTTCCTTGAAGAGAATGGAGTTGATCTCAAAGAAGTAGAG GTGCGCTCATCCACCAAAGAAGACTACAATGAGGATCCAGTGCCTGAAGGTTCGCAGAACCTTACTGCTGAATTCATGGGATCAATTCCTCCAGAAGTGATCTTACCTCCAAACATGACAGAAGACAATGAAGGCGAGAATGCTCCTGCAGAACAATCCAAGCCAACCTACCAAAGGACCTTGTCAGGTGGTCTTCAAAGCCCCAGAGCAACCGGCGTCCCGCAGAAGGCAATTCTTGAGAGGATGAAGTCCAAGGGCGAGTCCAAGTCCTATCAGCTTGGCCACAGGCTGTCCCTGAAATGGAGCACTGGGGCTGGTCCAAGGATTGGATGTGTCAAGGACTACCCAATGGAGCTCAGAATGCAAGCTCTGGAAATGGTGAACCTGTCACCAAGGGCATCAACACCATCGGCTTCAAGGATGCTAGCTTCATGCTTGTCCCCGACGAAAGCCACCTCGCCAACATCGCTGATGCAGGCCTCCCTGCCGCAGGCAACTTAG
- the LOC112887690 gene encoding uncharacterized protein LOC112887690 has protein sequence MARLGLMLPLALVAAVLLLVAAAPSGRPPNAQGPKQHEKAKPMKVKCHDRKLYAYCSGKQMECPAACSQSCYADCNSCKPVCVCSVPGACGDPRFIGGDGNAFHFHGRRDADFCVLSDRGLHINAHFMGKRGGDGMTRDFTWIQAIAVLFDGHRLYVGARKTAAWDDDVDRMELALDGEPVRLPQVAEAAWTSSAVPALSITRTKAANGVLVALDGRFKIRANAVPITEEESRVHSYGVASDDCLAHLDLAFKFDALTGHVHGVVGQTYRSDYVNQFDVRASMPTMGGESNFTTSNLFAADCAVARYAPAAGHHA, from the exons ATGGCCAGGCTGGGATTGATGCTTCCCCTGGCCTTGGTGGCCGCCGTCCTCCtgctcgtcgccgccgcgcctTCCGGCAGGCCACCCAAT GCGCAGGGGCCCAAGCAGCACGAGAAGGCCAAGCCAATGAAGGTCAAGTGCCACGACCGCAAGCTCTACGCTTACTGTTCCGGCAAGCAGATGGAGTGCCCCGCCGCATGTTCCCAGTCGTGCTACGCTGACTGCAACTCCTGCAAGCCCGTCTGCG TGTGCAGTGTTCCGGGAGCCTGCGGCGACCCGCGCTTCATCGGCGGCGACGGAAACGCCTTCCACTTCCACGGCCGCAGGGACGCCGACTTCTGCGTCCTCTCCGACCGCGGCCTCCACATCAACGCCCACTTCATGGGCaagcgcggcggcgacggcatgaCCCGTGACTTCACCTGGATCCAGGCCATCGCCGTGCTCTTCGACGGCCACCGCCTCTACGTCGGCGCCCGGAAGACCGCCGCCTGGGACGACGACGTGGACCGCATGGAGCTCGCTCTGGACGGCGAGCCCGTGCGCCTCCCGCAGGTGGCCGAGGCCGCGTGGACGTCCAGCGCCGTGCCGGCACTGTCCATCACCCGCACCAAGGCGGCCAACGGCGTGCTGGTCGCGCTCGACGGCAGGTTCAAGATCAGGGCGAACGCCGTGCCCATCACCGAGGAGGAGTCGAGGGTGCACAGCTACGGCGTGGCGTCCGACGACTGCCTCGCGCACCTTGACCTGGCCTTCAAGTTCGACGCGCTCACCGGCCACGTGCACGGCGTGGTCGGCCAGACCTACCGCTCCGACTACGTGAACCAGTTCGACGTCAGGGCCTCCATGCCCACCATGGGAGGGGAGAGCAACTTCACCACGTCCAACCTCTTCGCGGCCGACTGCGCCGTCGCGCGTTACGCACCTGCTGCTGGCCACCATGCATGA
- the LOC112883980 gene encoding cytochrome P450 94C1-like, translating to MDAMGLSWAAQCAGMAFSAFSLCLVALAVVLLLARRWPWCSCHVCRAYLTGSWERDFTNLGDWYAHLLRESPTGTVHVHVLGCTVTANPANVEYMLKTNFDNFPKGKTFAALLGDLLGGGIFNVDGDAWRHQRKMASLELGSVAVRSYAYKIIAQEVEARLMPLLADAADRGAVVDLQDVFRRFAFDTICKISFGLDPGCLEREMPMSKLADAFDTATRLCAMRGAAASPLLWRMKRLLNIGSERELKKAIRLVDELAAAMIRERRKLGVANSHDLLSRFMASAGDAHAVDDKYLRDIVVSFLLAGRDTVSSALTTLFMLLSKNTEVAAAMRAEAGDDSTPVTYEHLKGLHYTHAVLYENMRLFPPVQFDSKFCAGPDVLPDGTYVSGGARVMYHPYAMGRMPSIWGADHGDFRPDRWLTGPGRSFVPESLYKYPVFQAGLRVCLGKELAVTEMKAVSVAVVRAFDVEVVGKSGSGAGAPKFVSGLTASISGGLPVRIRRVRN from the coding sequence ATGGACGCCATGGGCTTGTCATGGGCAGCGCAGTGCGCGGGCATGGCCTTCTCAGCCTTCTCCCTCTGCTTGGTTGCGCTGGCCGTCGtgctcctgctcgcgcgccgGTGGCCGTGGTGCAGCTGCCATGTCTGCCGGGCGTACCTCACGGGGTCCTGGGAGAGAGACTTCACCAACCTCGGCGACTGGTACGCCCACCTGCTCCGGGAGTCGCCCACCGGCACCGTCCATGTCCACGTCCTCGGCTGCACCGTCACCGCCAACCCGGCCAACGTCGAGTACATGCTCAAGACCAACTTCGACAACTTCCCCAAGGGCAAGACCTTCGCCGCGCTCCTCGGGGACCTCCTCGGCGGCGGCATCTTCAACGTCGACGGCGACGCCTGGCGCCACCAGCGCAAGATGGCCAGCCTCGAGCTCGGCAGCGTCGCCGTGCGCTCCTACGCCTACAAGATCATCGCCCAGGAGGTGGAGGCCCGCCTCATGCCGCTCCTCGCCGACGCCGCCGACAGGGGCGCGGTCGTCGACCTGCAGGACGTGTTCCGGCGCTTCGCCTTCGACACCATCTGCAAGATCTCCTTCGGCCTCGACCCGGGCTGCCTCGAGCGGGAAATGCCCATGTCTAAGCTCGCCGACGCGTTCGACACGGCGACGAGGCTCTGTGCCATGCGCGGCGCCGCGGCGTCGCCGCTGCTGTGGAGGATGAAGCGCCTGCTCAACATCGGCTCCGAGCGGGAGCTCAAGAAGGCCATCAGGCTCGTCGACGAGCTCGCGGCGGCGATGATCCGGGAGCGCCGGAAGCTGGGCGTCGCCAACAGCCACGACCTCCTGTCCCGGTTCATGGCCTCGGCCGGCGACGCCCACGCCGTGGACGACAAGTACCTCCGCGACATCGTGGTCAGCTTCCTCCTCGCCGGGCGCGACACGGTGTCCTCCGCGCTCACCACGCTCTTCATGCTCCTGTCCAAGAACACGGAGGTGGCGGCCGCCATGCGCGCCGAGGCCGGGGACGACTCGACGCCGGTCACCTACGAGCACCTCAAGGGCCTGCACTACACCCACGCGGTGCTGTACGAGAACATGCGCCTGTTCCCGCCCGTGCAGTTCGACTCCAAGTTCTGCGCCGGCCCCGACGTGCTCCCGGACGGCACCTACGTgtccggcggcgcgcgcgtgatGTACCACCCCTACGCCATGGGCCGCATGCCGAGCATCTGGGGCGCCGACCATGGCGACTTCCGCCCGGACCGGTGGCTCACTGGACCCGGCCGGTCCTTCGTGCCGGAGAGCCTGTACAAGTACCCCGTGTTCCAGGCGGGCCTCCGCGTGTGCCTCGGCAAGGAGCTCGCGGTCACCGAGATGAAGGCGGTCAGCGTGGCGGTGGTGAGAGCGTTCGACGTCGAGGTGGTTGGGAAGAGTGGCAGCGGCGCCGGCGCACCAAAGTTCGTGTCGGGGCTCACCGCGTCCATCAGCGGCGGGCTCCCAGTCAGGATTAGGAGAGTTAGAAATTAG